The stretch of DNA CTCACCCCACCCCAGTCTAGGCCATCCCCCAGGCCTGGCCGGACCTCACCGGAGGGGCTGCCCTGCCGAGTTTGTACCCCAGGGACGATGATTATCACACTCCTCAACCCCACTTCTGCAGCCACCGCCAGCCGCAGCTTCTCAGATGAGAGGGCATGGGAGACTGAACAGCAGAGTGTTCAACCCCGCCGTACCCCCTACCGAGCAGTGCGCCCTTTGAAAGgatgcttctctgagcctcagccttcTCGCCTGTAAAATGCAGTACACCCCACAGGGAAAATAAGGTAATGTGCGTGAGAAGCTCAGTGAAATGCCCGGCATCGAGCGAGCACTCAATCATTGTCAGCTGTCACCATCACCATTAGCATCATCACTATTGTCATTAGAAGGAGGATTTCGGGATCTGAGTGCCGTTTGAAGCCAAATGATTGTCTTGCTGAAATGGCTTATCTGTCCTTGTGTGTGATTGAATGTCCCCCACATTTCACAGGGACACCATGTGATATTGCCATCGCCAAGGTGCACAAATGGCCTCCTGAACCCCAACCCTTCTGCACACTTTTATCCCCCTcacccccttctcctcccccaaAGAATCATATGCTGTGTCTGGAGAGCAATCAGGGGTCCTTTCCTTTGGGGTATTCACGTCTAGCAGTCATTAACAAGGCTGTACTCTCAAGGCCCCGTGCAACGCCTGGGACACCGGGTGGGGCCTTGGGGAAAGTGCCCAGGCTTCAGGCCCTAAAGGGACTGGGTGGAAAAGGACTTGACGATGTTGTTTCTCAGGTTCAGAGGTTTTCTGTGAGATGATTCAGTTGACCTCTGAGGGGACAGCATGACTCAGAAGAAGAGCTGACTTCAAGGGAGCTGGTGAGTCACAGAGACACTGTGTCCCACCGTCCCCAGCCCAGCTCAACAGGCCAAGTCCAGCCTCTGGGCTCAGCACTGCTCAGCATGGCCATGATGACAGGCAAGTCCTCCCTCCAGGCATGGCTGCAGTTCTAGGTCACGTCTGCTAGAGTCTGCAAAGCCACCAGTTTGGAATCTGGCCCATACTAGTGGCAGCATCCACACAGCTGCTGGGCTGGGCCCGGCAATTAGATGTAGATCTGAACGAAACCAGTCTCTGAGTTTGATGGACAACCCACAGAGAGGAGGCATTTGTGGAGCCAGTGCCCAGGATGTCCCTGCTCTGGAGGTCTCTTCCTATAGTTGCATAACTTTGGCAGCAAGTTCAAAGGAGGAGGAGGGTTAGAATCCCTGTATCCTAGTCCAAACGGCCTGaggaagggtgggtgggtgggtgggaacAATGAGAAGAAGCTCACTGGAGGCCAGCCCATGTCAGGCAGCAGGAATTGATTTGGGAGAGAAAGGTCTATGGCCTTGGGGCCCAGCCACGAGAGGGGACCTACCGTTCTCCATGTGGTTCCTCTCAATGAAGTTACGGCTCAGGTCCGCCTTGCACATCTTCTCAACGTGGCGCATGCATACATTGAGCAGGTCGTCCTTGAAGTTGCCTAGTGACTGTCCCAGGCCCTCCCCCTCCAGCAGGACATGAtaggtgggcaggggtggggggagagagtaATTGCTCATCAATGCACCAAATTCCtaccaagaaaggaaagaaccaTTAACTGCCTGGGTCTTCATGAGCTATGAGGACGCTTCTCTGCCAGGGGCTCTCACAGTGCAGCTGGGGGTCTCAGCGCTGCAAGCCCCACTCTTCCTCACTGGATGTTTGTTTCTTCTGTAACATGAAAAGGTTCAACTAAAAGCCACTGGATGCTAACATCCCTGATGGCACTAGCGTTCAGATGTGTGACTCCACGACTCCCACCTCTAAAGTGGGTGCATCTGTTTACCTCATAGGGTTTATGAGAGGGACACAAACTGCAAAGACTGGGAGTGAACACACTAAAGAAATGCAAGGAATTACTATAGAATTTGGGGTCAGCCATggtggtatttctttctttcttttttttttttttgaggcgagtctcactctgttacccaggctgaatctcagctcactgcaacctccgtcttttgggttcaagcaattctcctgcctcagcctctcaagtagctgggattacaggtgtgtgacaccatgcctagctaatttttttttgtatttttagtagagatggggtttcatcatgttggccaggctggtcttgaactcctgatctcaggtgatccacctaccttggcctcccaaagtgctgggattacaggcgtgagccaccatgcccagcccacagtgGTATTTCAACTTTTACACGCCATGCTCAGTGCTGCCTTTGCACTTCTCATTTCCCTTACTCCTCACCGAAGACTCTGTCCTCCCTCTCAAATCCTAACCGGCCTCCAAGACCCAGTTCAAACTCCACCTCCTCCACAAAGCTGTCTTAGCTTCCTCCAGCCCACCTGCCCTTCTCTGAGCTTCTACAGGCACTTATCTCCTGAGCCATATGCTTTATCATTTAATTACACACTTTTCTATATTGTTCTTTAATTGTACATGTCTTATCTTCCCAGCTGGATTGCAGTTGCTTGGAGGCAGAAACCATGTCTTGTACTTCTCTATTCGCCACAGCACCTAATAGAGTACTGGGCATGCAGTAGTATCTAAAACACTCTAGCAgatggaaggatgaatggatgaatagacAAACGGACTAGATCCAAGATAACAAATATGCAGCACTCCTACACCACTCCCCCTCTACCCGATTCACTGATCTCACAACTCTTTCCTACTGAGCCCAGAGCACTGCTAGCACATATCAATTGAAGTTGGTAAAAGGTGATATTTGTTTGCCATCTTGAGAGTAGGTAAAGAAATggattggatttaaaaaattaaacagagagAATGGCGcttggatagatggatgaatggatggatggttggatggctGGATGGTGGATGAACAGATAGACGAATAGGTGGATaagtggataggtggatggatggatgttggAGGGGGGTCTCAAAAAGTGGATTGTGAAATCGAGGGCTTGAGTGACAGAGGAGTGGCTTGTTACCTGCAGAAACAACACAGAGTCGCTGATGCTATGCAGCTGCTCCCGGGTCTGCTTGTCCTCATGCAGCACCTTGGCTCTCTCATCCAGAGCATCCATGATCACCTTCACTTGGTCCACAGCATCCTGCTCCCGCTGCTCCAGCGCAGCCCTCACTTCCTCCTTTTGCTTCTCCAGGTCCCGCACCAGGTCCCGGAAGTTCTGCTCCAGGATGGCCTTCTCATTGGTGGTGAAGCTCTGGAGGTCCAGAGTCAGGGAAGAGATTAGGCAGGGCTTTAGTTAGGGAAAGAAATCACCCTAGTCGGGTATGTCTTTAGGTTTCCAGCACAGGATCAGGGCATTCCCACTGCCCCAACCTGGCAAGCCTATTTGGCCAAGAATCTCATTCAAAGGCATCACTGAGGGATGCCACCTACTGACAGAGATAGCCAGGTTTGTTCACAGTCCACGCTTCTTATCTACCTGTGGCTCCTTCCTCTTGGTGGGTTGATATGAGCCATCATTCCCTGTGGGCCCCAAAGTTCTCCCATGGGTCACAATATGCTCCCTGAAACCCTAACCAGAACCAAACATTATTCAGAAAATGAATGTATATGTAGAAATGTGTATTCAGAAAATGAATGTGTATGCTGGCTGTGTATGTAGTCAGGGTCAAGCAGGCAGTGATTTCAGATTGTGGTTTGCAATTACCCAAACCATGGCAGACATACATTTAGCCAAAATGGCATAAGTAGAGAAGAAATGGTGTGTATTTGGTGGCTGGGGAGTCTTGTGGGCAGAACAGACATTGGAGGACATTGGAAGACACACTGGAGGAAAGTCTGGGGTCTTTACTTGCTGGGATAATATGAAATGGGCATTAGGTCACAGACAGGATCCCACCTGAGTGCCTGGCTCAGACTGAGAAGGGGAGTTGGTGAGAATGTcagaggaggtgggagaagcCAGAAGAAACATATTGGGATGTCTACGTGGGCCTGGGACTCAAATGGGAGCCAAGGCCTGCGTCTTTCCAGGCAGGCCAGGTCGGGTAAGGGAGCAGCAAGGTGAGCTTGGGGGCTGCTCACCTTGATGCGgtccttctccttctgccactTCTCAGCTTCATCCTCAATCTCAATGATCTTGAGCTGCAGCTGCTCCTTTTGCAATGACAGCTCCGTCTGCAGAGAAAGAGCCAGGATTGGAGAAGTCAGGGGGAGGAGATGGAAGAGAACCAGAGAACCAGGGAGCGGCTCCACTCAGGGGGCACACTCGCAGCCAGGGCTCATCACTCATCTATTCAGctcttcattcagcaaacattcatCAGGACCTCGgatatgccaggcaccatgccagtCGCCAAGGATCTAGCAGTAAGTTAAATACCATCTTGCTGTATTCTCAGGCCACTAGGGCTGGATATCCTAGCCATGTCTTTTTAAGGGCTAAACCTCTGCCTATCTCCTCCACCCAGCAAGAGCAGGAGGGAAACTCATTTACAGGGTGCTTGCCCTTTTCAGTGGACCTGGGGAcaatgggaagagaaaggaaggggatccagcccagctcagcccagcccagcccagggagTGTCTCGTGGCAGTAACAGTGTGCAGCGTTTCTATGGCATGACGTAGGGCTGTGTTGCAAGCAGCAGCCAGGGTTGCCGCCGGCGTGGACTCCGTCTGGGCAGGCACAGCTATAAAACCTGTTTATGGGAAAGGGAAGGCATTCTGCAGTTTTGGCAAGACGGAGACTTTTACCCAGGGGCTCTGGGGAAGGAGAAGGCTGGAGAGGAAGGCAGTGTAGAGTGGAAGAAGAGGTTGTAGGGACCCCTGCTCAGGAAGAGGACACAGACTGTTGGGGTCTGGGGTGGTTTAGGAAGAGGTTGTATCAGTAGCACACTGGGACATTAGCTTTCACTCCCATACTCACCTTTCATGTGGGGAAATGCCCTTCTCTGAAAAGCAGCCACAATAGAGACAAAAGGAGAGGCATGAAGCTAAGGCCAATCCCATCCAGCCAAGCCTCTGTTCTGCTGGGCTGTCCTGTAGGACACTCAAAGCCCCTTCTAGCATGGACAATAGGTGGATGATCTCCACCTGACAGAACAAAGCATCCAAGAGAGCCTTGGATTGCTCCAGATCTCCCCACTACCACTGGGTTTTGAATGCAGAGTCCCACCCCTTTCTCTGGCCATCACCTTGCGGAGCCCAAAAGAATAGTCAAGGTGAGGATGCCACAAACCTCTAGGAATGGGAGTCCCATCAGCCAGGAGTCATGAGCACCTGGGCACATGCAACACCATGCGGCACACCTTCTGAACGCCCCACCGGGCCAAGGAAGTGCTAACAGGGGACCTCCTGCAGGCACCCGGGGAAGTGGATCCGATGGCAGATAGAGCTTCCCTGGCTTTCCTGGAAAAGGTGCCCGGAGGGTGGGGAAGGCATGGGGCAAGAGCCACAGAGCTTCCCAGAGAGTCCTTGAATCCCTggcctccccgcccccaccaccacaTTCCTGGACTCTCCAGGCAGGGAGATTCAGAGTTGTTCTCAGTAGCATTTGCCCCACCAGCAAACGGCCGGAAATGCCATAGCATGGAAAATACCATCACCAGAGATGGAAAAGAGGACCTAAGGAGATGAGGATGGAGATTTGGCCCCATCTCTGGAAAAAAGTCTGGAGAGAAGCCAGCAGCCACTAAATAAGGTGGTGAGAGAGTGGAAAACAGAGAAAGCAGGCCCACTGTAATGGCAGAAACTCGACCCTCACACTCTCTGACGATGCAGAGCCCAAGAGCCCAGGAAACACAGGCTGGCAGATCCCACAGCCCCAAAGGCCTCTTAGGAGGCTGGATTTGGCAAGCAGATCTGAGCTGTGAGGAAGAGTCCAAGAGAGTGGACTGGGGGTCTGTCCGAAGCACCTTTCTCATCCCTGGAGAACTCCTGAGTGAAGTCCAAGGTCAGGGAACAGCTGGAGACCCCCAACCTCCTGACCCAGCTCAGTGATGGAGGAGTTGGCACCTGGGTTCCTCACCCCACCTTACCACCCCGAGGACAAGGTCTGATGGAAAGGAAAGCAGAGAACAAAACACAATCCCTCCCACCATAGGCCAGGGCCCAGCGCTGGTAAAAGTCCTGTCTCAAATAGGAGATGGGCAGCCCTTCCATGAAATGAGCAATGGTGGGCTCAGAGGGGGCTCCCCAGGAGCACAGGACAGCAGGTGCCTCTGAAAGTTGCctggcttctctgtgcctcagtagCCCTGTCTGGTCCATGGGAGCAGGAAGAGGACCTGCCTTCCAGGGAAGCTGTGGGATGCCCTGGGATTGGGAGTGAAGCCCCCAGAAAGCATTTGGCACAGCGTGAGCACTGTCTGAGCAATGGTTCCCATCATCACTATTGTGTGGGCAACTTCCATGGACCAGGGGCCAGGCTGGGTGCTTTCACTCACACCATGCTCGGAGCAGTGTGTGCAGCATGGTGGGCAGGTGGGCCCGGCATTGGCAAGTGAGGAGCACAGCAGATGTGGTCAGGTGAGGGGTTGGTGGTGTTCAGTGGTGAGGATAGTGTACGCTGTCAGATTGGGATCCAGATGAAGTGTGTACACTGTCCGGACACAGAGTGAACAGTAGGGAGTGCATAGAGAGGCTGGTGAGGTCAAGACACTGGGCTGAATGCAAGAGGGAAGCGTAGCTCATGGATAATTGAAGATTGGAGGACACTGGTGGAAATGAAGGAGGACAAAAGGGGATGAGGGTGGACTAACCACCTGCAAGTGGCAGAAGGTCTGACCAGAGAAGGTGAAGGCCAGGAGTTGAGTGCCTGGAGTGAGCAGAAGTGCACAGGGAGACCAGGTGAGGGCTGCATGGTTGGGGCTGCAGAGGAGGAAAGGTCTCCCCAGGTGAGCGTGGATTCATTGGCCAAGACAGACGAAGGAGATAGTGAGTTCAGGGATGCAGAATTCAATGGGGATTAGAACAAAGAAGTGTCTAGGCCAAGGGCAGGGAGAGGCCAGTCCCTCAGGAGTCCATCCTGTGTAAGAGAACAAGGGAAGAGGGCAATAGGGCTAGTTGAGCACCGAGGGGTGGAGAGTAGAGCCAGAGGTGTTGGCGGATGATGTGGAAACCTGTGAGGGCAGGGCCAGAAGGGGAGACTGTCTGCAGCTGTGGGCAGAAGAGTCGGTCAGGGTGGAGGAGAGACTTGGCCTCCTATTTCTTTGGGGCACTGAAGAAGTAGGACACAGGCTGGGAAGGGGCCTTGTTCCCACAGCATGTCTTGCAAGACCAGACCGGCAGGACACAGCAGGCTCTTGGAGTTCCCATGGACTGGGAACTCTGTGCTGCTAGAATGGTCCTTTCTCACCTCTGGGATGAGTCCTACCCTGTCGGGGGAGGAGCATTTGGGGTGACAGCTAGGGATGCACCTTGTGTCTGTTCAGCTCTTGGCAATTTTTCCTGTATAGGAAGTAATATAACATGGGAAGGTTTAAAAGTCGCTGGGCTCTCCTTCAACActaggagagggaaggaaggcagtGTTGATTACTGAGCATCTAGTATGTGCCAGGACTTTTCTCCTTTAACCAGCAAAAGCCTCCTGTGGAGGTAAGTGGCATTATCCCTCCGACTTCACAGGTGTGAAAACCGAGGCCTATAAAGATTACACAGCTTGCCTGAGTTCTCACAGTTGGAAAGCGGTAAGGCCAAGCTTCAACAACAGGACTCAGATCCTATTCTGTGCTTCAAGAGGCGCACCTAGAGGTGGTGGCACTAGGCTGTCCTGTGTGTCTTCTGTGGCATCGTCCTTCCCCTTCACTCCTGCTGGCCTAAGCCCTCCCATGCTCCCTTCACCTTGCAGATGGCACTTTGGCAGTTCCATCTCTTTCCTTTTGCCCCCGCTTCCCTCCCAGCACCCTCCCCATTGTCCTCTGAGGCCCcagctttctctctccctctctccctcttccctcagaAAGTGGTTGAAGGCCCTGATGGCTGACAGGGCCTCTGATCCCCACAGTCCCGCCCTGCCCACACCTCCCTCCTGACTTCCTACTCTCCGCTTCATTCCTCCCTGCCCAGGCCTGTCCCTAAATGACTCCTTTGTTCCCTTCTCCCACACCTGTCTGTTTGCCTCTTGCTCTCTGATGCCAGGAACGGGCCCTGCATGGGCCACCTAACCTTGAAATCCTTCAGCCTTGGGTGAGCAGAGGTTTTCCCGAGAGCAGATGGGTGGTGCAGCAGCTAGCAGTGCCTCAACCTGGACGTGGTCTTCAGGTGGAGACACACCTGAGCACCCACCCGGATAGGTGTACCTGCACTGGCTCCAGGGAGGAGAGGACTGGCCATGATCTTCCCCTGGCCTGAATTCACTACATGGGCCATCGGCTGTGACATTTGCCAAATGAGCCAGTTAATTGCCAAATTTGTACTCTCAGACAAATGGTAATTATCTGGATAAGAATCTGAAATGCTGGATAGATTTCCCCATTTCCACTCGGACGTAAAACAGCCCAGGATCAGTTAGTCTGTTTGACTGAGATTTACTGTTCCTTTTGCCTCCTCACAGCCTCAGGTCAGGGGAGGGGTGAGATGGGGCAAGGAAGGTATCACCCTGGCCATCTCCAGCCAAGAGTGGGGAAGAAGACAGAATGCCAGGCCCACAGAGAGTTAGCACCCCCCTCAGTCTCCTCCTTCACCTTGCAGATGGGGACGCAGGCACAGTGGgaacctccccttcctgggccttggtttccttgtGGTGAAATTGGACTAGATCTCTGATTCCCAACCCAGCTACACATTAGAATTCTCTAGGGAGACCTTTAAAATACCTCCTGGGCTAAGGCCTGGGAATCTGTGTTTCAACAATTCACCAGCTGATTCTGGTCTGGGGATTGCTGTTTGGGAGCCACTGGACTCGGTGATCTCAAGAAGACCCTTCCAATCCTACAGGAACAAAAAGGCTTAAAATAGCGGAgaggaatcccagctctgccactcttGAGTGCTGTAACTTGTGTAAGTCTCTTGACGACTTTGACcttgtttcttcatctacaagTAGGACATGCTGGGCCCGGCACTGGCACTCAGGTGTGTGCCACAGACACTGGGTTGCCTCCTGCCTGCCTGTCACTTTGCTCCCCTGCTTCCTGTCTCCaagcttcttttattttgttatttcccCCTTAGCACCCAGAGAGGCCCCCCTACCTCCTTTCTCACCCACCCTGTCCCAGGGCAAGCATTCTCCCCCAAAGTCACCAAGGTCTCCAGGGAAAGTGGGCCCAGCCCCTCCAGGGCACCCTGGCCTTTAGCCTGGCTCCCCTTCCCGAATCCCAAAGAGCTTTCCTGGGCAGACCAGCGCTGCTCAGAAAAGCAAGGACCAGCGGCTGCCCATGCCCAGCAGCCAGTGGCTCAGCTTTTGTGTTAGAATTGGGAATGAGACGAGAAACAAAGCCACAGATGTGGTGAGAGAACTGAACTGAACCAAATGGTGGGGTTGAGAGAGTGGAGGAGGTGTGAGGCTAAGCCTCTCCAAAGCAATGCTCCTAGCTGAGTGACCTCCACACACGCCTCGTCATGCTGCCACCCCAGAGCAGGCCAGATCCATGACAGTGCAGGGCCCCCCAAGAGCAGCCAGCCGTCCACCCAGGAGGTCTTAACATCCTGGCCTGCTGAAGCTTGAGATAGGCAGAAGGAAGGGCCATAAGACACAGAAAGGGATGTATGTGTACATTTCAATCTCACCCACCTAACCTAGCCTGGGAAGTGTTCAGTGGCAGAGGGGAAGACAGGAGGACATGTATGAGGCCTATTGTGACATTTGGGGTGGCACTGGAAACATGCTGACCCAGGGACCACCAGAGGAAGGTGCTGTCATGTTGCCGCACCAAGCGATCTTTTTCTAACAGAGACTCTGCTCAGAGTCTGTAGGTAGAGCTGAGGCCCAGAAGACAGGCACCCACAGCCCTGGGTGTCATCGTAGCCTCACACCACCAACCGAGGCAGGTCTGAGGCTGTATCACCTGGGCCTTCACCACTGGCCTGCGGAACGGGTTCTGAACAAAGCCACTTGCAAACAGCTATGCGTGGGCTGATGTTTGGGTCTGCAGGAGATGCCTCAAAAGGATGCCAGGACTGGCATGCTCATTCACTTTGGCCCATCTACCCACTAACCCTGCTCTGTGCCAATGTCCCCCACCTGTGACATTCCAGCAGAGCCAGGCCGAGACAGCCCGTGTGCCCAGCTCAGTctcctggcttcctggctccACTTCTCCCCGCCTAGCCCTATGCTGCaggtgcacatgtgtgtgcacacacacggaGGCTACCTGAAGCTCCCACCATCACAGTCACTTTAGAGGACCAGGCATTTTCTCCTAAAACACACATATCCCAATCCCATCCCCTTGGGGCCCTTTCCCTGAGGCACTCTCAAACACTGGAAGAGGGCTTAGGGGGCTTCCTCCTCAAACAAGGACCTTGGACAggccccttccttcctctgtgcCTGTGTCCCTATCTGCAAGGTGAGGGAGGACACTGAGGGGGTGGCTAATACTCTGTTGGCCCGGCATTCTGTCTACTACGGTTTGACGTTAACTTCTAGCCGCTCTGTGTAACTAGACGGGCGCTCCCCAGTCCTGTTTGTGTGTATGAGCCCTGCCTCCTGACCCACATCATGAGCCCTCCCTCAAGGAAGAACTGTGAGTCCCTCAGCGGCCCCCATGCCAGAACCCGAACTCTGAACTCTGAGCTCCTGGCACATCCACATAGGGCTGCCCAAGACCCTCCTGCCCACCAGAACCACATCTTCCAGGGGTGCCCAGGCTTAAGCAGAGATATCCTTGGTTGAGACCAAATTTGAGGCCAAACCCACATAGAAGATAATCAATAAGAATGTCCTTTGCTTGTAGTCGAGGTGGGAACCTGAATGCTCCGCCTTCTTGACACTTCTTTACCCCCTCCTCATCCTGAGGCCTCGAAGACATGTCTAAGAATTCCAGGGCTCTGTGGGGTAATTTGAAAACCAACAATCTAGCCTCACCCCTTGGGAGAATGAGACTGAGCGTGGAAAGGACTTATTCACAGCCTTACAGTTAGTTAGAGGCAAAAACTGGGACTGGAACTCGGTCACATTTCCTAAA from Homo sapiens chromosome 11, GRCh38.p14 Primary Assembly encodes:
- the TRIM29 gene encoding tripartite motif-containing protein 29 isoform X4, which gives rise to MTELSLQKEQLQLKIIEIEDEAEKWQKEKDRIKSFTTNEKAILEQNFRDLVRDLEKQKEEVRAALEQREQDAVDQVKVIMDALDERAKVLHEDKQTREQLHSISDSVLFLQEFGALMSNYSLPPPLPTYHVLLEGEGLGQSLGNFKDDLLNVCMRHVEKMCKADLSRNFIERNHMENGGDHRYVNNYTNSFGGEWSAPDTMKRYSMYLTPKGGVRTSYQPSSPGRFTKETTQKNFNNLYGTKGNYTSRVWEYSSSIQNSDNDLPVVQGSSSFSLKGYPSLMRSQSPKAQPQTWKSGKQTMLSHYRPFYVNKGNGIGSNEAP
- the TRIM29 gene encoding tripartite motif-containing protein 29 isoform X2 produces the protein MVPGISETELSLQKEQLQLKIIEIEDEAEKWQKEKDRIKSFTTNEKAILEQNFRDLVRDLEKQKEEVRAALEQREQDAVDQVKVIMDALDERAKVLHEDKQTREQLHSISDSVLFLQEFGALMSNYSLPPPLPTYHVLLEGEGLGQSLGNFKDDLLNVCMRHVEKMCKADLSRNFIERNHMENGGDHRYVNNYTNSFGGEWSAPDTMKRYSMYLTPKGGVRTSYQPSSPGRFTKETTQKNFNNLYGTKGNYTSRVWEYSSSIQNSDNDLPVVQGSSSFSLKAGTGKTPYQFTTLGQATAEFSKPLGRSGLSKNNPGYPSLMRSQSPKAQPQTWKSGKQTMLSHYRPFYVNKGNGIGSNEAP
- the TRIM29 gene encoding tripartite motif-containing protein 29 isoform 2 (isoform 2 is encoded by transcript variant 2), translating into MVPGISETELSLQKEQLQLKIIEIEDEAEKWQKEKDRIKSFTTNEKAILEQNFRDLVRDLEKQKEEVRAALEQREQDAVDQVKVIMDALDERAKVLHEDKQTREQLHSISDSVLFLQEFGALMSNYSLPPPLPTYHVLLEGEGLGQSLGNFKDDLLNVCMRHVEKMCKADLSRNFIERNHMENGGDHRYVNNYTNSFGGEWSAPDTMKRYSMYLTPKGGVRTSYQPSSPGRFTKETTQKNFNNLYGTKGNYTSRVWEYSSSIQNSDNDLPVVQGSSSFSLKGYPSLMRSQSPKAQPQTWKSGKQTMLSHYRPFYVNKGNGIGSNEAP